From the Labeo rohita strain BAU-BD-2019 unplaced genomic scaffold, IGBB_LRoh.1.0 scaffold_852, whole genome shotgun sequence genome, one window contains:
- the LOC127162189 gene encoding gastrula zinc finger protein XlCGF8.2DB-like, whose amino-acid sequence MVVKKESEVLEAMQDEDRFKKECDFITGQKSISCSQTEKTFSRKRSQKNYTCQHCGKSFSQHGNSKVHMRVHTGEKPYTCQQCGKQFSEHGNLKAHMRIHTGEKLFTCQQFGKCFTKNATLKSHMNVHTGEKPYTRLLCGSIKRHMKTHTGEKPYICKLCGRSFTAKRNREYHVNSHTGKKPFSCDQCGKNFRHKGTVKKHMIVHIALSICHQCGMSFSDSDHLQNHVTSHIRGKPFMCNHCGKTCSNKTNLKIHMRIHTGQKAFTCPRCGKSFRFRGNLRTHMKVHTGEKPYTCPPCGKSLTLKGNLNTHMRLHTGERPFTCLECDMSFTYQRSLKEHMQTHSGKTLTCSSV is encoded by the coding sequence ATGGTGGTGAAAAAGGAGAGTGAAGTACTTGAGGCAATGCAAGATGAAGATCGGTTTAAGAAAGAGTGTGATTTCATAACTGGACAAAAATCAATTAGTTGCTCTCAGACAGAAAAGACTTTCTCAAGAAAAAGATCTCAAAAGAATTATACCTGCCAGcactgtggaaagagtttcagtcaACATGGAAACTCTAAAGTCCatatgagagttcacactggagagaagccttataCATGCCAACAATGTGGAAAACAATTCAGTGAACATGGAAACCTTAAAGCccacatgaggattcacactggagagaagcttTTCACCTGCCAACAGTTTGGAAAATGTTTCACTAAAAATGCAACCCTCAAAAGCCACATGAACGTTCACACAGGTGAGAAACCTTACACGCGCCTTCTGTGTGGAAGCATTAAAAGGCACATGAAaactcacactggagagaagccgtacATCTGCAAACTGTGTGGAAGGAGCTTTACAGCAAAACGAAACCGTGAGTATCACGTGAACAGTCACACTGGCAAGAAGCCATTttcatgtgatcagtgtggaaagaatTTCAGACATAAAGGGACTGTTAAAAAGCACATGATAGTTCACATAGCTCTCTCAATTTGTCATCAGTGTGGAATGAGTTTCTCAGACAGTGATCACCTTCAAAATCACGTAACATCTCACATTAGAGGGAAGCCTTTCATGTGTAATCACTGTGGAAAGACTTGCTCAAACAAGACAAACCTAAAGATTCACATGAGAATTCATACTGGACAGAAGGCTTTCACCTGCCCTcggtgtggaaagagtttcagatTCAGAGGAAACCTTCGGACTCACATGaaagttcacactggagaaaagccttaCACCTGCCCTCCATGTGGAAAGAGTTTAACACTTAAAGGAAACCTTAACACTCACATGAGGCTTCACACTGGGGAGAGACCTTTCACATGTCTCGAGTGCGACATGAGTTTCACATATCAGAGAAGCCTGAAAGAGCATATGCAAACTCATTCTGGAAAAACACTGACATGTTCCTCAGTATGA